Part of the Nicotiana sylvestris chromosome 2, ASM39365v2, whole genome shotgun sequence genome, ATCTGTTTTAACGATTTGTACCCAGTCGGGCCGAAATCGCTTTCAAGGCAGTGGCTTATCACGAcacagtatttttgataagttgtaGTCTTCTTTCCCTTTTGTTCTTAGTCAATATTATCTACTCATTTTCCTTACAATTTGAAAGCGATCTTATATATAATATTGACTAATGGCCACCACTTTGAACAAAACACTTCTTGATCTGTCAAAGCTTGAGCCTTTAGACGGAAACAATTATAAGCGTTGGTCCCagatatttttaattttctttgaaCAATTAGAAGTTGATTATGTCTTGTTTAACGATCCTCCTGCTGATATTGTTGCTGATAATTCTAATTTTGCTAATATTGTTGTTGCTGATGATGCTACTAAGAAGAAATTTGAAAAGGATAATAAAGCAGTGAGAGGGCATCTGCTTAATCATATGACTAGCCCTCTCTTTGATTTGTTTATAAATTATAAATCTGCTAAAGTTACATGGGACAGTTTGGAGAAGAAATATGGTGCTGATGACGCGGGGAAAAATAAGTATGTCGTTGGAAAGTGGATCAAGTTTCAAATGGTTGAGGATAAGCCAATCATGGAACAAGTTCACGAGTATGAGATCTTGATTGCTGATGTTTTGAACGAGGGCATGGAGATGTGTGAGATTCTTCAGGCTAATGTTGTGCTTGAAAAGTTTCCACCTTCCTGGAATGATTACAGGAATCAActgaaacataaaaagaaaaaacttAACTCTTCAAGAGCTGATCAGTCACATGAGGACTAAGGAAGAAAATCGTCTCAAAGATGAGGAGTCTAAACGGCTTAAGGATAAGATGAAATCTCTCTCTCTTAATTCTTCCAAAGCTAACCTTGTGGAATCTTCTAGTACTTTTGTGAAAGATAGGTTTAAAGGAAAACAGAAGAAAAAGGTAAGAAGAAAAGACATGTGAAGAAGCATAATTACTTCAATAAGCCAGAGGGCGATATTCAAAAGTCGAAAGGACCATGCTATGTCTGCGGCGAAATTGGTCACAAGGCTTTTCAGTGCAACCAGAGACAAGGACAAAGCTCAAAGATTAGAGGAAAAGCTCTAGTCCAAACTAACCTTACTGAGGGTGGTGATGTCATTGCTGTTGTGGTTGTTGAGGCGAACATGGTGGCTAACAAAACTGACTGGATATTGGACACAGGTGCTTCAAGGCACCTTTGCGCCAACAAGGAGCTATTTCACGACTTTGAGGAATCTGCTGATGGCCAGTGTGTTTACATGGGTAACTCCACTACAGCTGAAGTTATGGGTAAAAGAAAAATTCTCCTTAAATTAACTTCTGAAAAAACCTTAGCCTTGAACAATGTTTTGTATGTATGCTCCCTTCGTCAAAACTTAGTTTCTGGTGTGCTTCTCAACAAAGCAGGTCTTAAACTTATTTTTAAATCTGATAAAGTTGTTATTTCTCGTGGAGGAGACTTTGTTGGGAAGGGTTACCTTAGTGGATGTTTATTTTTACTAAACATCGCTCAAGAGATTACTAATAATGCTAGTACTTTCAATTCTGCTTATATTGTTGAGTCTATTGATTTGTGGCATGGTAGACTAGGTCATGTTAATATTGTTTCTATTAAAAAACTTAGAAAAATAGAATTAATTCCTGCAGTTAGGGGtatacaaaggaaaccgacaaaccgcaccaacccgataatccgagtcaaaccgagaaaaaaatccgactataggttggtttgatttggtttggtgttggaaaaaaaatccgaccataattggcttggtttggttttaactaaagaaagttaaaccgaaaccaaaccaacccggcATTACATATATactagaaattttagatatatttaatatataaatatacttattgtgatgtaatttataaatatttcttaaaagatttcataattttattttttgaggtATTATTACAAAGTTGGACTTAAAaattttgaatgttccaataagtgttatagccattaacattagtaaattagTGCTAACAAATGCcctaaccaaaatcaaatcaatactaatgctaacaaaagatatttaattcaatactacgaagaagaatgtattgaatatctattttttattttgcaataatttcgataaaaatgcataacctatttttattttttctttagcgtttaattatatatttaatactcccttattagtttacttattttagcatgacttagtactcttagattatgtttatttttattatggctttttactTAGCAACATTTATGTTACATAATTTTAGTGtgtttattgttgaatattttaagataatgccatgacatatctcatattttgtattattttcttggaaaatactttatatagttgtatcttactaggactaaagaaatattttgagcataatttatatgttttgttctacaaaGATTTTACTGAAAAAACCCCCGAAAAAacccgaataacccgaaaacccTAGAAAATCGAAGAAAAACCGAGAGCGAAAAactcgagttttattggtttggtttggtctttagatttaataatccAACACAATTGGTTtagtttggtaattgtaaaattcGAACCAACCTGACCTATGTACACCCCCACCTGCAGTTAATGTtgataatttttctaagtgtacTATTTGTGTAGAAGCAAAACATACCAAAAAGGCTTTTAAAAATGTAACTAGTAGAAAAATAAAATTGCTTGAACTGGTACATTTAGACTTAGCAGATTTCAAGAACACTATTAGTAAGGgtggaaagaaatactacatTACCTTTGTAGATGACTTTTCTAGATACACTAAGGTATATCTTCTTAAGTCAAAAGATGAGGCTGAAAGCATATTTTTGAAATACAAGACAGAAGTAGAGAATCAATTAGACAGAAACATCACGAGGCTTAGGTCTGACAGGGGTGGTGAATATAGTACTAATACTCTAGAAGCCTTTTGTGAGAAAAATGGTATTATACATGAGGTTAGTGCTCCCTATACTCcccaacaaaatggtgtagcCGAATAGAAAAATAGAACCCTTAAGGAAATGATGAATTCTATGCTTTTGAGTTCAGGTTTATCTGATAATATGTGGGGGAAAACTGTTTTATCTGCATGTTATATTCTTAATAAAGTCCCTCATAAGAAGTCAGATAAAACCCCGTATGAGTTATGGAAAGGGTTTGCCCCTAACTTGAAAATTCTGAAAGTGAGGGGGTGTTTGGCTAAGGTTGGTCTActtaattttaaacaagtaactATTGGACCCAAGACTTTTGATGCTATTTTCATTGGTTATGATCAAAATGGTGCTGCATATAGATTTATGTCTTTGAATGATAGTTCTATTTGTGAATCTAGAGATGTAGAATTTTTTGAGCATGTTTTTCCATTGAAAAATAATGTGCCTAGTGTTGTGCCTAATAATGCTTCTACATCTATGTTTGTTAATTCTCATATTGTGCCTTCTTCTAGTGTTACTGCTAATGAGCATGAAAATGAACTTAGAAGAAGTAAGAGGCATAGAATTGAAGCTAGCTTTGGTCCTGACTTTATTACTACTTTATTGACTGAAAATATTGATCTTGATGTTTTGAGTGATGAATTAGTGTCAATCTATTTAATAGAAGAAGACCCTAAGACATACAGTGAAGCAATGAGGTTAATAGATGCTAGTTTTTGGAAAGAGGCCATTAAAAGTGAATTAGAATCTATATTTTCTAATCGCACTTGGGACTTATCTGATTTACCTAAAGATTGTAAACCCATAAGTAGCAAGTGGATATTTAAGAAGAAATTGATACTTGATGATACAATTGAGAAATATAAGGCTAGACTTGTTATTAGGGGTTTTAACCAAAAGAAAGACATTGATTACTTTGACACTTATTCTCCTGTGACTAAGATAGCGACTATTAGAACTCTTGTTGCTTTAGCCGCTATTCATAATTTAGTGATACATCAAATAGATGTTAAAACGGTTTTCCTAAATGGGGATTTAAAGGAAGAGATCTATATCTCTCAACCTGAGGGATTTGTGATTCAAGGACAGGA contains:
- the LOC104225064 gene encoding uncharacterized protein, whose amino-acid sequence is MATTLNKTLLDLSKLEPLDGNNYKRWSQIFLIFFEQLEVDYVLFNDPPADIVADNSNFANIVVADDATKKKFEKDNKAVRGHLLNHMTSPLFDLFINYKSAKVTWDSLEKKYGADDAGKNKYVVGKWIKFQMVEDKPIMEQVHEYEILIADVLNEGMEMCEILQANVVLEKFPPSWNDYRNQLKHKKKKLNSSRADQSHED